Proteins encoded by one window of Salmonirosea aquatica:
- a CDS encoding DUF2853 family protein, with translation MSKFDDLMSTYEGEAQKIGVSVDSELLSKVTKGLGPSIYNADSAKVSCGDQAELDRVKANFLIKKLGLSDGQSLDDAIKDVCGTFGSSNRNKYRALFYYLLVKKLGKESQYA, from the coding sequence ATGAGCAAGTTTGATGATTTGATGTCCACCTATGAGGGCGAGGCCCAAAAGATTGGTGTTTCGGTTGATTCTGAACTTCTGTCTAAGGTAACCAAAGGATTGGGCCCCTCGATTTACAACGCCGATTCGGCCAAGGTGTCTTGCGGCGATCAGGCCGAGCTGGATCGCGTGAAAGCCAATTTTTTGATTAAGAAATTGGGCCTTTCCGATGGGCAATCACTGGATGACGCCATCAAGGACGTGTGTGGAACATTCGGTAGTTCCAACCGCAACAAATACCGTGCTCTGTTCTATTACCTGCTCGTGAAAAAACTTGGTAAGGAATCCCAATATGCCTGA
- a CDS encoding BamA/TamA family outer membrane protein, which produces MQSLRLVCFVLLSHTLLAVPFLRDTTEKASAGKLFRDTKFIVLPVVFKLPETGWGGGVVGTTTFSFARDSSFAKPSQVSFGATYTQKKQILFFVPFTVFYDNNRFYFNGDNGWFKYNFNYYGIGEERVPQEIFDVTFPRIRLVGARLIAPKTYAGLRYQYESYRVTGTQEGGELATGRIAGSDFSRTSSLGPSFLRDSRDQVFYPRRGMFGELYILPTAKIFGADRNFTRIYLDVANYFSLTKKLVLATNYTASAIFSKEVPFSQLSFLGGPKKMRGIYEGFFRDKNALLGQAELRWEVWRFLGLTGFGSLGFLGNEGDIMRFNRPKYTYGAGLRITAQKKNHLNIRVDYGFSPYADGNLYLTIGEAF; this is translated from the coding sequence ATGCAATCTCTTCGGCTGGTTTGCTTTGTCTTGCTTTCCCACACCTTACTAGCTGTCCCATTTCTCCGCGATACCACGGAGAAAGCTTCTGCCGGCAAACTTTTCCGCGACACCAAATTCATTGTCTTGCCGGTGGTTTTCAAGCTACCCGAAACGGGCTGGGGCGGTGGGGTGGTAGGTACCACCACCTTTTCCTTTGCCCGTGATTCCTCCTTCGCCAAACCTTCGCAAGTATCCTTTGGGGCTACCTACACCCAGAAAAAGCAGATCCTTTTCTTTGTACCTTTTACCGTTTTCTACGACAACAACCGCTTCTACTTCAATGGCGACAATGGCTGGTTCAAGTATAATTTCAACTATTACGGTATCGGCGAAGAACGGGTACCCCAGGAAATCTTTGATGTGACTTTCCCCCGCATCCGGCTCGTTGGCGCCCGGTTGATCGCCCCGAAAACGTATGCCGGGCTCCGGTACCAGTACGAAAGCTACCGCGTGACCGGAACCCAGGAAGGCGGCGAACTGGCCACGGGGCGCATCGCGGGTAGCGATTTCAGTCGTACGTCGAGCCTCGGGCCGTCGTTTCTGCGCGATAGCCGTGACCAGGTGTTTTATCCACGCAGGGGTATGTTTGGGGAGCTATATATCCTGCCCACTGCCAAAATCTTCGGTGCCGACCGCAACTTCACACGCATCTACCTCGACGTTGCCAACTATTTTTCCCTAACTAAAAAACTCGTATTAGCCACCAACTACACCGCCAGTGCTATTTTCAGCAAGGAGGTACCCTTCAGTCAGTTATCATTTCTGGGTGGTCCTAAGAAAATGCGCGGTATTTACGAGGGCTTTTTCCGCGACAAGAATGCCCTGCTGGGCCAGGCCGAATTGCGCTGGGAGGTATGGAGATTCCTGGGCCTCACCGGCTTCGGCTCGCTGGGCTTTCTGGGAAATGAGGGCGATATTATGCGTTTCAACAGGCCCAAATACACCTACGGCGCGGGGTTGAGAATTACGGCGCAAAAGAAAAACCATCTCAACATCCGGGTCGACTACGGCTTTTCGCCCTACGCGGACGGAAACTTGTACCTTACGATTGGGGAAGCCTTTTAG
- a CDS encoding leucyl aminopeptidase family protein, which produces MKISLITSPQTTDLTISLYIQDQASSLPTVFKAEEGEIWWPSEQELWLGLGKKPTPITVLKALRMLFHKRKGRWPDAITLDARDLPAGWIETAINGIMLGGYKLNLYKTEEKPYSKFFGKEGTLTVWVNAKSSEAEKAIVKGKATAAVQMRVMDLMNAPANKKPPRILAEWALESGRQHNYKVTVLEKDALAALGVHALLSVSKGSEEPPVMIVTEYSPKNYEKTVVLVGKGVTFDTGGISIKNSANMHLMKSDMGGAAAVLGAVELAARLELPVRVVGVIPSTENCVDGASTKPGDVIDSYSGKTIEVIDTDAEGRLILADGLSYALRNYKPDVLLDLATLTGSVVQTLGYAAGGLFTANDTLATQLTEAGDRTGERLWRLPLWDEYKDEIKSDVADVRNYHGKPIAGAIVAAKFLEVFTQEHPAWAHLDIAGTAFGDLEFTPNRAGTAFGVRLLVDYLENLS; this is translated from the coding sequence ATGAAAATTTCTTTAATCACTTCCCCGCAAACGACCGACCTGACCATCAGCCTCTATATTCAGGATCAGGCCTCCTCCTTACCCACTGTTTTCAAAGCCGAAGAAGGCGAAATCTGGTGGCCCTCAGAACAAGAGCTCTGGCTGGGTTTGGGAAAAAAGCCTACCCCTATCACCGTTCTGAAAGCCCTGCGGATGCTCTTCCACAAGCGCAAGGGCCGCTGGCCCGACGCCATCACCCTGGACGCCCGCGACCTACCTGCCGGGTGGATCGAAACGGCTATCAACGGCATCATGCTGGGCGGATATAAGTTGAATTTGTACAAAACGGAAGAAAAACCGTACAGCAAGTTTTTCGGGAAAGAAGGTACCCTCACGGTGTGGGTCAATGCCAAAAGCAGCGAAGCCGAAAAAGCAATTGTCAAAGGAAAAGCAACCGCCGCCGTGCAGATGCGCGTAATGGATTTGATGAATGCACCTGCCAATAAAAAACCACCCCGCATTCTGGCCGAATGGGCGCTGGAATCGGGACGTCAGCATAATTACAAGGTAACGGTGCTGGAAAAGGATGCTCTGGCGGCTTTGGGTGTACACGCACTGCTCTCGGTCAGTAAGGGGAGTGAAGAGCCTCCCGTAATGATCGTGACCGAATACAGTCCCAAAAACTACGAGAAAACCGTGGTGCTGGTAGGCAAAGGCGTGACCTTCGATACGGGTGGGATTTCGATCAAGAATTCGGCCAATATGCATCTGATGAAAAGCGACATGGGCGGAGCTGCCGCCGTGCTGGGCGCGGTGGAATTAGCTGCCCGGCTCGAGCTACCCGTGCGCGTTGTTGGCGTAATCCCCTCCACCGAAAACTGCGTGGATGGTGCCAGCACCAAGCCCGGCGACGTGATAGATTCCTATTCGGGCAAAACCATCGAGGTGATCGATACCGACGCCGAGGGCCGCCTAATTCTGGCCGATGGCCTCAGTTACGCTCTCCGCAATTACAAACCCGACGTACTGCTGGATCTGGCCACCCTCACCGGTAGTGTGGTGCAAACGCTCGGCTACGCGGCGGGCGGGCTGTTCACCGCCAACGATACTTTGGCCACCCAACTCACCGAAGCCGGGGACCGTACCGGCGAGCGTCTATGGCGTCTACCTCTGTGGGACGAATACAAGGATGAAATCAAGTCGGATGTGGCCGATGTACGCAACTACCATGGCAAGCCGATTGCCGGAGCCATTGTGGCGGCCAAGTTCCTGGAGGTATTTACCCAGGAACATCCCGCCTGGGCACATCTCGACATCGCGGGTACTGCCTTCGGCGATCTGGAATTTACCCCCAACCGCGCCGGGACGGCCTTTGGGGTACGTCTTCTGGTCGATTATCTCGAAAATTTGTCCTAA
- a CDS encoding arylsulfatase: MRKVLLLFLLVPLLASNQKRLSDEKPRAEARPNIVILLSDDQGWGDLSVSGNTNLHTPNIDKIAKNGALFDRFYVQPVCSPTRAELLTGRYHPRMGVRSTSEGGERFNLDETTLADAFKKAGYATAAFGKWHSGMQYPYHPNGRGFEEYYGFCSGHWGDYFSPMLEHNGAITQGNGFLADDLTERAMAFMQEHKDQPFLVYVPYNTPHSPMQVPDRWWNEFKDKPLKMTAAQGIEEDLNFTRAALAMCENIDWNVGRIMEKLKALNLEDNTIVLYFSDNGPNAFRWNGGMKGKKGSTDEGGARSPLLMQYPKVIRPGTKVNEIAGVIDLLPTLVDLTGIAFQPPKPLDGVSLKPLLTGKGTFDKNRLLYSYWNGQTSVRSQQYRLDSKGKLYDMVADPGQTTDISAKKAEEVARLKTAVNQWNAEVLPGIAGEDQRTFPVGDREFKYTQMPARDARPEGGIRRSNKYPNCTFMTNWTRPDDAIVWDVEVLADGDFDAVIYYTCAPENVGSTFELTMGRNQITAKITEAHDPPLRGMEHDRVERMESYVKDFKPMNIGTIHLEKGRGRLTLKALDIVGAQVMDFRLLMLERVK; this comes from the coding sequence ATGCGAAAAGTACTTTTACTTTTTCTTCTGGTACCTCTCCTCGCTTCCAATCAAAAGCGGCTATCTGACGAGAAACCTCGTGCGGAGGCCCGTCCCAACATTGTCATTCTGCTGAGCGACGATCAGGGATGGGGCGACCTGAGCGTGAGTGGTAATACGAATCTCCACACACCCAATATTGATAAGATTGCGAAGAATGGAGCTTTGTTCGACCGTTTCTACGTACAGCCCGTCTGCTCGCCGACCCGCGCCGAATTGCTCACGGGCCGCTACCATCCGCGCATGGGTGTCCGGAGTACCTCTGAGGGCGGAGAGCGGTTCAATCTGGACGAAACTACCCTGGCCGATGCATTCAAAAAAGCGGGCTACGCCACGGCGGCCTTTGGCAAATGGCATAGCGGGATGCAGTACCCCTATCATCCCAACGGGCGGGGTTTCGAAGAATACTACGGCTTTTGCTCCGGCCACTGGGGCGACTATTTCAGTCCGATGCTGGAACATAATGGGGCCATCACGCAGGGAAACGGCTTCCTGGCCGACGACCTCACTGAGCGGGCAATGGCATTTATGCAAGAGCACAAAGACCAGCCCTTTTTGGTGTATGTACCTTACAACACGCCCCATTCGCCCATGCAGGTACCCGACCGCTGGTGGAATGAATTCAAAGACAAGCCGCTAAAAATGACCGCCGCCCAAGGAATTGAGGAAGACCTGAATTTTACCCGTGCGGCTCTGGCGATGTGCGAGAATATTGATTGGAACGTGGGGCGGATTATGGAAAAATTAAAAGCGTTGAACCTGGAAGACAATACAATCGTCCTCTATTTCAGCGACAACGGCCCCAATGCCTTCCGCTGGAACGGCGGCATGAAGGGCAAGAAAGGTTCGACCGACGAGGGCGGCGCCCGTTCGCCACTATTGATGCAGTACCCGAAAGTGATCAGACCGGGTACGAAAGTCAATGAAATTGCGGGCGTCATCGACTTGCTGCCTACCCTGGTGGATTTAACAGGAATCGCCTTTCAGCCTCCCAAACCGCTGGATGGTGTGAGTCTGAAACCGCTGCTTACTGGAAAGGGTACCTTTGATAAAAACCGCCTGCTGTATAGCTATTGGAACGGTCAGACCAGTGTGCGTAGCCAGCAATATCGTCTCGACAGTAAAGGGAAACTGTATGATATGGTGGCCGATCCGGGGCAAACCACGGACATTTCTGCTAAAAAAGCGGAGGAGGTGGCACGACTTAAAACCGCGGTCAATCAATGGAATGCTGAGGTACTGCCGGGCATTGCGGGTGAAGATCAACGTACCTTTCCCGTAGGAGACCGCGAGTTCAAATACACCCAGATGCCTGCGCGCGATGCCCGGCCCGAGGGCGGCATCCGGCGCTCCAACAAGTACCCTAACTGCACGTTCATGACGAATTGGACCAGGCCCGACGATGCGATTGTGTGGGACGTGGAGGTGCTGGCCGACGGGGATTTCGATGCGGTGATTTACTATACCTGTGCGCCCGAAAATGTGGGATCGACCTTTGAACTGACGATGGGTAGAAACCAGATTACCGCCAAAATTACCGAAGCCCACGACCCGCCGCTACGGGGCATGGAGCATGACCGGGTAGAACGGATGGAGTCGTACGTGAAAGATTTTAAGCCTATGAATATCGGGACGATCCATCTCGAAAAAGGCCGGGGCCGACTAACGCTGAAAGCCCTGGACATCGTCGGGGCGCAGGTAATGGACTTCCGTCTGTTGATGCTGGAACGGGTGAAGTAG
- a CDS encoding nucleoside deaminase gives MPETTMNTLNPFLQRAIDLSIEASTSGQGFPFGAVVVRDDKIVGEGYNQVIARVDPSAHAEIVAIRAACTRLGTYELADCVLYTSCEPCPMCLGAIYWAKIPKVYYANTRHDAAALGFEDALIYDEISLPIKQRQVEMVQLNREAAMQAFELWEQKKQPEE, from the coding sequence GTGCCTGAAACGACGATGAACACGCTCAATCCTTTTCTGCAGCGGGCTATTGACCTTTCTATCGAAGCAAGTACCAGCGGCCAGGGTTTTCCGTTTGGAGCGGTGGTGGTTCGCGATGATAAAATAGTAGGCGAGGGCTACAATCAGGTGATTGCCCGGGTAGATCCTTCGGCGCACGCCGAAATCGTGGCGATCCGCGCGGCCTGCACCCGGCTGGGTACCTACGAGCTGGCTGACTGCGTACTATACACCTCCTGTGAGCCTTGTCCCATGTGCCTGGGCGCGATTTATTGGGCTAAAATTCCGAAAGTCTATTACGCCAACACCCGGCACGACGCTGCGGCCCTTGGTTTTGAGGATGCGTTGATTTACGACGAAATTTCTCTGCCTATCAAACAGCGGCAAGTCGAGATGGTGCAGTTGAATCGAGAAGCAGCCATGCAGGCTTTTGAACTTTGGGAGCAGAAAAAGCAGCCAGAAGAATAG
- the surE gene encoding 5'/3'-nucleotidase SurE: protein MRILIANDDGIYSPGIAALAKVAARFGEVRVVAPDVEQSSMGHAITASRPLSYKKSPIVFEGIEAYRVNGTPADCVALGTHLWSKTDVVLSGINMGPNLGNSMWHSGTLAAAKQGVLLGIKGIAFSTFADKTDPDFDHLEPFVEEALGLLIHEADFGLYNVNLPREPQGMKWTRQSVRLYDGKIEPGMDPMGRKHYWFTVTPLEAAEEGTDRWAVENNYVSITPLRLDLTNEAELAKHRVKAPTN from the coding sequence ATGAGAATTCTGATAGCTAACGACGATGGTATATACAGTCCTGGTATTGCAGCGCTGGCCAAAGTAGCCGCCCGTTTCGGCGAAGTGCGGGTGGTGGCTCCCGATGTGGAGCAATCGTCCATGGGCCATGCCATCACGGCATCACGGCCTTTGTCTTATAAAAAATCGCCGATTGTTTTCGAAGGAATCGAGGCGTACCGGGTCAATGGTACCCCTGCCGACTGTGTGGCCCTGGGTACGCACCTGTGGAGCAAAACGGATGTAGTGCTTTCGGGCATCAACATGGGGCCCAATCTGGGTAATTCCATGTGGCACTCAGGTACCCTGGCGGCGGCCAAGCAAGGGGTACTTCTAGGGATCAAGGGCATAGCGTTCAGTACCTTCGCCGACAAAACCGATCCCGATTTCGATCACCTTGAGCCTTTTGTAGAAGAAGCTCTGGGCCTACTCATCCACGAGGCTGATTTCGGACTCTACAATGTCAACCTACCCCGCGAGCCGCAAGGCATGAAGTGGACACGGCAGTCGGTACGGCTGTACGACGGTAAAATAGAGCCGGGCATGGACCCTATGGGCCGCAAGCACTACTGGTTCACGGTGACGCCGCTGGAAGCCGCCGAGGAAGGTACCGACCGCTGGGCGGTAGAAAACAACTACGTGTCGATCACCCCCCTGCGACTGGATTTGACCAATGAAGCGGAATTGGCGAAGCATAGGGTGAAAGCACCGACGAACTGA
- a CDS encoding ATP-grasp domain-containing protein — protein MARPLTFLCVSTFFKGNDFMRACKEQGNMVYLLTAKKLEDKPWVRDSIDEFFYVQENTQGTYDMQHVIAGLAHVMRDRPIDRIVALDDFDVEKAALLREHFRIPGMGQTTARYFRDKLAMRTKAAEAGIRVPGFIGLFNDKAINDFIQSHPGPWMIKPRSEASATGIKKLHNDHDLWEAIHSLGDRRHEHLVEQFKPGHVYHVDSLTLNGRVVFSWNSQYIAPPFDVAHGGGIFRSATVPFDSAEWHALETMAVDVLKAFGMKHSASHTEVIRCHDDGQYYFLETSSRVGGAHLSNMVEASSGINLWKEWARLETAVARGEDFKLPRVQRDYSGIIISLARQQWPDLSPFNDPEVVWRMEEEYHVGCVVRSKSRERVLELLESYATLIRNDYHASAPAPDKPTH, from the coding sequence ATGGCTCGTCCACTTACTTTTCTTTGCGTATCCACTTTCTTCAAGGGCAATGATTTTATGCGCGCCTGCAAGGAACAGGGCAACATGGTGTATCTGCTGACCGCCAAAAAACTCGAAGACAAACCCTGGGTGCGCGACTCGATCGATGAATTTTTCTACGTGCAAGAGAACACCCAGGGTACCTACGACATGCAGCATGTCATCGCCGGACTGGCCCACGTAATGCGCGATCGTCCCATCGATCGCATCGTGGCCCTGGACGACTTCGACGTGGAGAAAGCCGCGCTGCTGCGGGAACATTTCCGTATTCCGGGCATGGGACAAACCACCGCCCGCTACTTCCGTGACAAGCTCGCCATGCGTACCAAAGCCGCGGAGGCGGGGATCAGGGTACCCGGCTTCATTGGACTGTTCAACGACAAAGCCATCAACGATTTTATTCAATCGCATCCTGGTCCGTGGATGATCAAGCCGCGCTCCGAAGCATCGGCTACTGGCATCAAAAAACTCCACAATGACCACGATCTCTGGGAAGCCATCCACAGCCTGGGCGACCGCCGCCACGAGCACCTGGTGGAGCAATTTAAACCCGGGCATGTGTACCATGTGGATTCTTTGACCCTGAACGGCCGGGTGGTTTTTTCGTGGAATAGCCAGTACATTGCTCCACCGTTCGACGTGGCCCATGGTGGTGGCATTTTCCGCTCGGCCACGGTACCCTTCGACTCGGCCGAATGGCACGCTCTGGAAACGATGGCGGTGGATGTGCTCAAGGCATTCGGCATGAAGCACAGCGCGTCTCACACCGAAGTGATCCGCTGCCACGACGACGGACAGTATTATTTCCTCGAAACCTCATCACGCGTAGGCGGCGCACACCTCTCCAACATGGTGGAAGCATCGTCGGGCATCAATCTCTGGAAGGAGTGGGCGCGGCTGGAAACCGCCGTGGCGCGGGGCGAGGACTTCAAGCTACCCCGCGTCCAGCGCGACTATTCGGGAATCATTATTTCGCTGGCCCGGCAGCAGTGGCCTGATCTGTCGCCCTTTAACGATCCCGAGGTCGTATGGCGCATGGAGGAAGAGTACCATGTGGGCTGTGTGGTGCGTTCAAAAAGCCGGGAGCGCGTGCTGGAACTATTGGAATCCTACGCCACCCTCATTCGCAACGATTACCACGCCTCAGCTCCCGCACCGGACAAACCCACGCATTGA
- a CDS encoding PAS domain-containing protein has product MLDLPPTIHCNSFLDLNLSTPLLIGLEFSRKPTISPSVDWRYLTDLKIASQWDFDLRPALPYLKGTMSAIVVTDPAQKITWVSKGFTRMTGYEPHETYGKRPGFLQGEKTLPQTRQQIRQHLAAGQPFAGTIVNYRKSGEAYACAIQLFPVYNQARDLVNYIALEEEEPMDLLSI; this is encoded by the coding sequence ATGCTAGATCTTCCCCCTACCATTCATTGCAATAGTTTTCTGGACCTCAACCTCTCCACTCCTTTGCTGATCGGGCTCGAATTTTCCCGAAAGCCGACCATTTCTCCTTCAGTAGACTGGAGGTACCTGACCGACTTAAAAATAGCCAGTCAGTGGGATTTTGACTTACGCCCCGCCCTACCCTACCTGAAAGGCACAATGAGCGCCATCGTAGTGACTGATCCAGCCCAGAAAATTACCTGGGTCAGCAAGGGATTTACGCGCATGACTGGCTACGAACCGCATGAAACGTACGGAAAACGACCTGGTTTTTTGCAGGGAGAAAAAACGCTACCCCAGACGCGGCAGCAAATCCGGCAGCACCTGGCCGCTGGGCAGCCTTTCGCGGGAACAATTGTCAATTACCGCAAATCAGGAGAGGCTTATGCGTGCGCCATTCAGCTTTTTCCAGTCTATAATCAAGCTCGTGATCTGGTCAACTACATTGCGCTGGAAGAAGAAGAACCGATGGATTTGCTTTCAATTTAA
- a CDS encoding diacylglycerol/lipid kinase family protein translates to MGFDRSGRGFYRSGRGDGTVRKVTGKLLNRTLLEKQFPIALLPLGTANNVATTLGLKNDTDALIDSWQTAEKKNFDIGIVKGLTDPAFFLEGYGYGLFPYLMQEMKSAEEQEGETPDEKIKRALRVLHGLVQSYEAKNCNLQIDGEDYSDKFLLVEVMNTCSLGPNLHLAPNADPGDGYLNVAVITENQRADFSQYLLDRIHGHSVPFSYQTYKAQKVSIQWEGKLAHADDQLIKVRKSTPVEIEIRAGVLEFMVP, encoded by the coding sequence CTGGGATTCGATCGATCCGGACGTGGATTTTATCGCTCTGGCAGGGGGGATGGTACGGTTCGTAAGGTGACGGGAAAACTGCTGAATCGCACACTACTGGAAAAACAATTCCCGATTGCTCTACTACCCCTGGGTACGGCCAATAATGTAGCTACCACACTCGGCCTTAAGAATGATACTGATGCCCTGATCGACAGCTGGCAAACGGCCGAAAAAAAGAATTTCGACATCGGGATTGTGAAAGGACTGACGGACCCCGCTTTTTTCCTGGAAGGCTACGGATATGGGTTGTTTCCGTATTTGATGCAAGAAATGAAATCCGCGGAGGAGCAGGAAGGCGAAACACCCGATGAAAAGATCAAACGGGCGCTGAGAGTACTGCACGGACTGGTACAGAGCTACGAAGCCAAAAACTGTAATTTGCAAATAGACGGAGAAGATTACTCCGACAAATTCCTGTTGGTAGAAGTAATGAACACCTGCTCCCTGGGCCCCAACCTGCATCTGGCACCCAACGCCGATCCGGGTGATGGGTACCTCAATGTAGCCGTGATTACCGAAAACCAACGTGCCGATTTTTCGCAGTACCTGCTCGACCGAATTCACGGGCACTCCGTGCCGTTCTCTTACCAGACCTATAAAGCCCAGAAGGTGAGTATCCAATGGGAGGGTAAGCTGGCCCACGCCGACGACCAATTGATCAAAGTCAGGAAGTCTACCCCGGTGGAAATAGAAATCCGGGCGGGGGTGTTGGAATTCATGGTACCCTAG
- a CDS encoding NAD(P)H-dependent glycerol-3-phosphate dehydrogenase: MNQPQQQKVAVIGGGSWATALVKILSEHSQVQVRWWLRSQADIDHIKTFHHNPRYLSDVYLSPRRVKPCGKIRDAVRGADYVVLALPAAFIQEPLQKLTSADLRGKRIVSAIKGMIPDQNKLVTDWMEDTYGVPLDDMCVIAGPCHAEEVALEKQSYLTIASTNPGCAADFAHLMTCRYVTAHPLADLYGVEYAAVMKNIVALACGITHGLGYGDNFQAVMVSNAMLEIRRFVTAVDPREREMSASAYLGDLLVTAYSQFSRNRLFGNMIGRGYSVKAAQLEMKMIAEGYYAAKSIHVLNQQYGVDMPITEAAFRILYEGEAPALAMNELKGYLK, encoded by the coding sequence ATGAATCAACCACAGCAGCAGAAGGTAGCCGTCATTGGCGGAGGAAGCTGGGCGACCGCCCTGGTCAAGATTTTGAGCGAACATTCTCAGGTTCAGGTACGTTGGTGGCTGCGGAGTCAGGCCGATATCGACCATATCAAAACCTTTCATCATAATCCCCGCTACCTGAGCGATGTATACCTTTCGCCCCGGCGCGTGAAGCCCTGCGGAAAGATCAGGGATGCCGTACGGGGGGCCGACTACGTGGTACTGGCGCTGCCGGCGGCTTTCATTCAGGAACCTCTGCAAAAACTAACTTCCGCTGACCTCCGGGGCAAGCGCATTGTCTCGGCCATCAAAGGTATGATTCCCGACCAGAACAAGCTCGTGACCGATTGGATGGAAGACACCTACGGGGTACCTCTCGACGATATGTGTGTGATCGCCGGTCCCTGCCACGCCGAGGAGGTAGCCCTGGAGAAACAATCGTACCTTACCATTGCTTCCACCAACCCTGGCTGTGCGGCGGACTTTGCCCACCTGATGACCTGCCGGTATGTGACGGCCCACCCGCTCGCCGACCTGTACGGCGTGGAATATGCCGCTGTGATGAAAAACATCGTGGCGCTGGCCTGTGGCATTACACACGGGCTAGGGTACGGCGATAATTTTCAGGCGGTGATGGTATCCAATGCCATGCTCGAGATCCGTCGGTTTGTGACTGCGGTCGATCCGCGCGAGCGGGAAATGAGCGCCTCGGCCTACCTTGGTGACCTGCTGGTGACGGCCTATTCGCAATTCAGCCGCAACCGCCTTTTTGGCAATATGATTGGTCGGGGGTATAGCGTGAAAGCCGCCCAACTCGAAATGAAAATGATAGCCGAAGGCTACTACGCGGCCAAAAGTATCCACGTCCTGAATCAACAATACGGTGTAGATATGCCGATCACCGAGGCGGCCTTCCGGATTCTGTACGAAGGAGAAGCTCCTGCGCTGGCTATGAACGAGTTGAAGGGGTACCTCAAATAG